In Rhea pennata isolate bPtePen1 chromosome 13, bPtePen1.pri, whole genome shotgun sequence, the DNA window GAGAGAACTACCAAGTCAGAGACTAAATTAGACCACTCGCTCCAGAGCAAGTGCCCAGAGGACTGGCTCCAAAATTTCAGCAGGGACGCATGACAAGTTCATGATCACTGTTCCTCCAGTCAAACTAGACACTTCCATGGATGTGTAAGCTCTTTCAGGAGCATTGATTTAAACTATGCAAGTTGAAAAAACCTCACCAAAGCCATGTGTAAGTTGGGATTACCAGAAGATGCTTTATGACCCACTTAGCTGCTGCATATGGTTCCTGCACTGCTAATTGCCAGCATCTTTCCCCTCTGCCCTGTATTTAATTTGGAAACATTCATCAAAAGGCAAAACCGggtacttttttcctctttaagaaATGGGAAGTGTCCTACTAAGAAGTTTCTTTGCTCATTCTGAATAGAGacaataattatattttagaCTAATGCAGGCCAACTGGCAAAAGTCCCAGAAAAGTGGTTAACTAACACAGTAACAGAAAGAATTCTTAACTGACTGATAACTCAAGAATCTAGAAGTAGTTTGAACTAGTTTTCTCAGATCCAGAAGACAAAGATTTGGcaaaatttcaaacattttatttcacaataatattttgaagtttaacCTCCCAGCAACAgataaagaagggaaaacatttcttgCATTCtcacttttctgtgctttctacTGAAGTATTAGGCCGCAGCATTAAGTAGTACGTAACACCACTGCAACTGGCCAGCAATCAATGGATATCTGACAATAACACAAGGACTTGTGCACAGTTCTACTTCCAGTTCTTCTCAGCACAGTTACTGTTCTGAACAGAAGACTTCCCAAACAGTGATTAAAACACCGAAAGAGCCTTCTTAAATTTTAGGCAAATATTTTGTTATCCAAAAAAAGTTGCCCAAAAAATGccaagggagaggagaaaaatgaggaatCTACCCTCCCCCCAATCATTCTCTTCCCTCTTTACTGAATAAAACACTAACAATTTGCATTAATTTGAAGTTAAATCTTGAACGCTGAGTACATGAACACTTGTGCTGCTACAGGTCTGTTATAATTCAAGAATTTTATCAGTGTTTGAatagattttgtatttctagTTTTTTGCATGGTTTCTAGGGCACAATTTGAGCACACATTTTATGTGAatgttaaatgatttttttagcTGTAGGTGAACATATTTATCCCTCTATATATGAGCCtatcaaagttaaaaatattctatgtAGATTGTCAAATTACCTGAAGCACAATTTGGACAGACTGATCATCGAACTCATGCTCCCTCTGCTGACCGATTAGTTTACTGGAAACAGTAGTATCAAGATACTCTGATATTTACatattgaaaattatttctatagTGGGAAAACTGCAGAGCTACgaacatttaaacaaattcaCAATATCTACtcaaattatttacttttatcCCAGCTTGAACATCTACACTCTCCAAAAAGTGTTtattaataaacagaaaaatgttcacAGGAAAATAGGCTAGATTCTAGTAAGGTAACTGAATCATTAACACTTTCATCcctttaaagtttaaaaaataatttttattaagtGTAAAATGAATACTTGTATCTACAAAACAGTGGTCCCCCTCATTATTTACAatgaagttagaaaaaaataaatacatacatgaTGAAGGCCTGAAGACTTAAATACAAATAAGTATAACCATTTAGGAACATAGGATAAGAGttctggagaaaaagcaaagtgacAAAGTTGCAGTTTAACCCAAGGATTAAATGTTAGGGaggaaaagtatatttttttagtACCTACATCAACACTTCACCTCAGATTTGCTACTTTAAGTCAAGAGGCACATCTGGGGCTAGTCAGGACTCATATTTGAGAAACAGACAACTGAGGTGAATTTTTGATTGTAGCTTCTGCAATATGGACTGTTAAGGAAGTTAAAAATTGACTTAACCTAAAGCAAGCCAACTGCCTCTAAAGATACTTGTTTCAACAAGTATTTAGGTTTTCATAAGACTGGCATCTAAATGTACTATCAGATCTTCATGTCGTTATGCTTACAGGAGCAGATTAACACATTAAGTTCACTCACTTAAATGTTGTTCTTGCATCTTGAAGTCCCAACACACTCTGCTTATTAATGCCACTAGCTATTTTTGCTCTTACAGATAAGAATGTCTGTGATCTGATTTAAACTGAGAAAATCGTTATAATCACAAGTAAGGACTGATCACTGCTGTTGGCCTGCAACAAAATGTCAGGGAGCATGTGGTTAAATCCAtgatttgtgttcttttttaaaatcagtaattgGTTTAATGTTATCCCTTTCCACAGTAAGATAATTATAGTGCTGCAAGTTAGTAGTACACTTCTTACTGTCAAATGCATTCCTCTAAACGATCATTATCAATTTGCAGTTACAACAACCTATATATAATAGTGTATCTAGGAGTAACATTTTAGATGACTTAATGACACAGTGATTCTCTCAGGACAATGCAGATTTCACCACAGGActcttttttaattagagaaGGACAAGCCagcttacttttattttaaaactatatattaGCTGTTAACAGATTTGCTACACTACTTACACTGTTACAGGTTTGCTCtgtattaaatgttttctggaatgtttttaataaaaaacactTCTTACCAACTCTGATATGTGGTTTATCCCCTTTGTTCTTCTAGCTACACTATTAAGCAATTTCCACCTCTATTAAGAGATAGTCTAGAATTGCTAGTCTTCTACTACTTTATGCCCAAAATTACAACAGGAATGAAGCATGCAACTAATCATACAAAAAACTTTGTAAATTGAATGGAAATGGGCCACTTAGAGCCAAAAGGGTTCAGGAATGCCACTTAAAAGAAGTCCCTTCCTCACCCAGTTGACCTGGAAGTAGGCAAGCCGCCTCTCTGGCTAACACTCAGCCTGACCTTCACTCTTCGTCTTTTTCTGCGGCTCAGGCTACCTAGTACCACTCTCGTGGTTGAGGGCATACCTACCACAGTAAATTGGACCCAAACTACAAGAATTTCAGCAGTGCCTATATTGTCTTACACACACCTGAACTCTTCCTAAAGCCCCCTACCAACAAGAAGATTCAAGTCTCAGATTTCTTGAGCCAATCCTGTTCTGTTGATATCAATGAGAATGaattttacctgaaaaaaaacagtaataccTGCCTCCAGGCTGAATTGCTGGATGCACTCCAGTATGTACTAGAGTAGATTGTATTAAAGTGCTAATAGTAGTACCTGGAGTACATAGTATTCTACTATGTATTAGAGTAGATTACTCTAAGAACAGTAATCATACAACTGGTTCTTACTTCATAGCAACAGCTGTCAACAGGCCTCTACTCCCAGTACACACATGCTTGCAGGCAACAATTACTACTGCGCATAAACAAGGAAAAGAGTCACTAGAGAACACCATACctgaaatttaagaaaacacagCCAACTTTCAAGTTTTAGAGCCTGGCAATCTAGAAAGCACAGtataaaagaaaactattatAAAGTACACTTACGTATATTTTCTGGGATTAGAACATCCATTCACTACGGAAAATAACTATACAAATCTATGAAGTCAAGCTCATGTCCgaaagcaagaagaagaagggaaaagataaaatgtattttggtgAAATAGCAGCTCTGCATTGCCACATTTATACTGAGATACGCTTTTGAACTTCTGGATCTGtaagacattttttaaattacatttgatGGATTTGATGTGCAACAGTTCAAAAATCAATACTTAATAAAAAGGTTATATTCTTTAAGCAGGTTAGACAGTGAACGCTGAAGCCAAGTACTGTTGATCAATGGCATTAGGTACTCATTATATTAAGAATATATAATATTCCTAAGAAAGGAACTATGAAGTCTCTCAAGTGCCTTTGAACTATAAAGGGTCACACAACACACAGAGCATATGCATTCACACTTTAAAAGAATTCCTgaagaaaatatgcttttgtttCTACAGTAGTTGTTAACGTatgacattaggaaaaaaaatctttcacagTCCCAAGGCTGTTTAAACAGCCTTGTTTTGTTAAGCTTCCCAGATACAAAGCAATTCTTTAAAGTATCTGACACTGTTAAATCAAATAGTGGTTTGggagtttatttatttatttatttcaattacaGTGTTTCAATAGGAGGCTACTCATTTTGCACAAGACTGGAATGTTTTTTATACTCCAGGCAGCTACAGCTACTATCCATCTGCCTATCAAATTGTACCAGTCTCAGTGAAATTTGTCTCCCATTTGTTCATTTGGAAAGTTTTACTGTTGCTCCCATGGAACCAGACCTGGGTTGGCAATCTTTAGTTCGGTTATATTTCAGTGAACTTTTAGCAAAGCATTTTTCCTCAGTGTGCACAGACCTGGAAACCCACAAAACTTTCACCAAATTGACTTTTAGAAATGTATTATCAAGACTAGTAAGTAACCAAAAGTTTCAGGAACGTCCAAATGATGACACTTGTACCAGCTTGACTATcagggaaaacaaacagcaatGGTTTCCAGTACCAAAAATGGCTAATGGTATAGAACAGCAGTAATGCAAGTCTCTATTCATTGTTTCTGTAATAATTTTCAAttgtttctgaattaaaatacacCACAGTTACTGTGATATCATCTCTGTACATTCTTGCAAGGTCTTCAGGCAGTGTAAGCATTGCAGCAAGTTTCTCTTGGTCCACCTCCCCATACTCATTATTTCCAATTGCATGCCGTATTAAGTGAGTAGCTATGTTCTGATCAAGTGAGCCAATGCccctgtttttcctctgaagcagTAAGTTGTGCATATAACCCAGATTAATTGGTTTCTCAAAAGCCAATTGTGGTTTCTGCACATTAAGCTCTGCAAGGTGTCCAGCAACGAGTTTTACAACCTTCTCATTACTTAGCATCTCCCACAGTCCATCTGAAGCAATAACTAGAAACTTATCCTTGCCTCTTAATTTGTGGTATGTGACTTCAGGCTCTGCAGTCAAATAAGGGGGTGTATGGTAGTTTGGAGGAACAtactgataaatatttaaagcctCAGCATCACAGCTATTCTCCAGAACACTGTGTTGCAATTCTTTACTCCATTTTAATTGGACATCTCCAAAAGCTCTAGAGGGCATGAGAATCCCCAGTAATCTGTCATTCACAAATAGAGTTTTCTCCTCAGATTTTGGGTGTTCTCTCTTTAgtcttttaatttcagattcatCAAAGGCATTGTGGTCTCGAGTTAACGGGAGAGTAGACCATGTTCCATCTTCTTCCTGTACCCCTAGAACTGCTCTGCAATCACCAGCATTTGCAACGTGCAAGTGAATGCCATCAACGTGAGCCACACAGGCTGTTGCGCCAGAGAAAGCTACTTGAAGGGCAATATTTCTCATCAATTCATTTTCCTGGGGAGCCTGAACTTCTAGTGATATGTCCGAGTCTAACCTTTTGAATGCACATATCATGGCTTCTTCTAAACTAAATCCTAGCTCAGTGTCTAGGTCCAGTAAATGCTGCCAATAAACCCGGAGGTTCTCAAAATATTGTGAAGTTATTTCTTGATATTCTACATCATTTGGATGCTTGTGCCACTGCAGAATAGGCAAAACTGGTTTCATGCACTCCACAGCAAGCTCAATCTCTTCCAAGGTTTGTCGAGACATGAGAGATACTGCTATATAATGAAGCAGTCTCTCACTTACTGCCTGAGCACATGCAGAACCTGCATGACCATCAAATACCCCGAACATCATCCCTTTGGTCTGCAAACAAGTGGCTGCACTTCTGCGGTCTTCAATCGGGGTGTTGGATGCCAACTGGTTACTTTCAAATCTCAACACAGAATTAGCATTTTTACCATCCAAATCCAGTATTTTATGGGATAATTCACCTGCTCTGAGTACATCATTGATTTGTGATggagacagctgaaaagagaattGTTCTTCTTCAGTG includes these proteins:
- the PDP2 gene encoding pyruvate dehydrogenase [acetyl-transferring]-phosphatase 2, mitochondrial, whose amino-acid sequence is MMSRTVSSWILSSARNSIVLQGKGRLYSRCIPNRNKIKWKLIFCRTRLFPSGSCSVDDAFPLRKAFRHTSTEEEQFSFQLSPSQINDVLRAGELSHKILDLDGKNANSVLRFESNQLASNTPIEDRRSAATCLQTKGMMFGVFDGHAGSACAQAVSERLLHYIAVSLMSRQTLEEIELAVECMKPVLPILQWHKHPNDVEYQEITSQYFENLRVYWQHLLDLDTELGFSLEEAMICAFKRLDSDISLEVQAPQENELMRNIALQVAFSGATACVAHVDGIHLHVANAGDCRAVLGVQEEDGTWSTLPLTRDHNAFDESEIKRLKREHPKSEEKTLFVNDRLLGILMPSRAFGDVQLKWSKELQHSVLENSCDAEALNIYQYVPPNYHTPPYLTAEPEVTYHKLRGKDKFLVIASDGLWEMLSNEKVVKLVAGHLAELNVQKPQLAFEKPINLGYMHNLLLQRKNRGIGSLDQNIATHLIRHAIGNNEYGEVDQEKLAAMLTLPEDLARMYRDDITVTVVYFNSETIENYYRNNE